atattttttgcttgtttcttaatatctaatcttgtttttctttactgtaaggcattgctaggtacacctctctatgaTCCAGAAtattgaatatctggcaacctcccgatcctggggctgccggatatgaaagagtttactgtactgagaAAAGATAAGAGTAATTAGATAAGTGGTCTCCAACATATTTATTCCTGAGATCTCTTTCTAAATTTAAGGATGACTCAAGATGTGCCCTGTccttccccagagccctgccctcaCTCATTCCATTTCTGCTCTCTCCCTTCCTCGCTTTTACTAGGctaggggtggaggggggaataCAGGGGACTGGCTGTGAGGGGGGAAATCAGGACAAAGTATGGGGCACTGTCTCTGGGAAGGATCTTGGGGCTTGGGATGCTGGAGAGGGTTTGAGGTGTAGAATctgggagtcagggcaggagctgaggTACAGGAAGTAGTATGGTGTGCTGGCTCTAGGAAGGGACTGGGTGTTCATGTATGGCTTCCCACTGGGCAGCACTTATTGTCAGCAGCCCttacctgccctgccccacactgctcctggaagggatgaGCATGCTTTTGTGACCGTGGGGATTGCATGCAGGGGCTCCTCACGCTGCCCCTATCTGCTGGCACCAtcttctcagctcccattgtttGAGAACAGGGAACTGTGGcagatgggagctgcaggggaaggtaactgcatgcatgcatgcatgcacacacgcacactggCCGATTCTAGAAATGGGCTGGCAACATGAGGTTGGGGCAAAGCAGGGAGCCTCGCTCTACTACCAGAGATAGTGTTTGATTGGGAGACTCCCCAGGATCATGGTCAACCTTGGTGACTAatgagttagataaaacaatgGTTACAAACGTTTTTCTTTTGGAACAGTAAATTTTTTTTTGCAGAGTTTAAAAACTTCCTTTGCATGTCAGCATCATGTGAAATTTGTATTTTTCTCCCTTACTCTTCGTTTATCCTACCTTCCCTATTCCTCTGGTAGGTGAAGGTGCTGGGGAAACTGGGATGAAGTCTATTCTCTTTGGAGAGGACGATTTCTCAGACTTGTCCAAGTCATTGTCACTCTGTAAATACAAAACATCATACACATGCCAATGTATAACATTGGTTAAGAACCTAAGCCACATTTCAATGGTCAAATTAGTGGAGAAACTAGAACTTATATTTTCTAAAATTATTTCCACTTTTTCCTTAAATGCAATGGCTGTGTGTCgaagtgaaattaaaaaaaaaaaaattgtagagaTTACCAGGCTCAAGCTTTCTTCCCAGGACTGGCTTATCTGCATTGCTGTTTGAACTTCCCTAAAACACAAAAAATCCTATCAGTGGCTACAAAGATGACAAGTTTGGCtactttcttattttgtttcagccaCACTAACCTTTCGTGTGCTGTTTCTCTGTTCATTAAATccactccttcctcctgcagaAGACAAGTACTATAAGCTTTCATAACATTTGAGTTTTTCATGGTACTCAAAGAAGAATGACTCCTCCTAGATCAGTCTTCAGAATTTAAATGAGCAGGGGTAACGCCAGAAAGCCTGTCATGCATTCCAGTCATCACTTCACCCTGTTCATCCTAGAGCCCCACATACAGACCACAATGGGGGTTCATAAGTGCTGAagcacttaagaacataagaatggccatactgggtcagaccaaagatccatccagcccagtagcctgtctgctgacagtggccagtgccaggtgcccaggaagggggtggaccaaagacgatgatcaagcgatttgtctcctgccatccatctccagcctctgacaatcagaggccagggacaccattcctacccttggctaatagccttttatggacctaaactccatgaatttatctagctctttcttaaattctgttatagtcctagccttcacagtctcctctggcaaggagttccacaggttaactttcttttattagttttaaacctgctacctattaatttcatttggtgtcctctagttcttgtgttatgtgcacaagtaaataacttctccttattcaccttctccacacctgtcataattttatatacctctatcatgtcgcccctcagactcctcttctctaaactgaaaagtcccagtctttttagcctCGCCTCAtaagggacctgttccaagccactaatcattctagttgcccttttccgaatcttttccagtgccaggatctctctcttttttttttttaggtgaggagaccacatctgtacacagtattcaagatgtgggcgtaccatagatttatataggggcagtaagatactccttgtcttatcttctatcccttttctaataatacctaacatcctatttgtgtTTTTGACCGCCTCTGCATACtgtatggatgttttcaaggaactatccacgataactccaacacctctttcctgattagttatagctaaattagcccacaTCATAtggtaagtatagttggggttaatttttctaatatgcattaccttacacttatccacattaaatttcatttgccattcatATTCACTTCAGTATGAAGACAGTACAATCCCTGTGAGGACACCACTCCAGATGTAGTGGCCTCTCTAGCGGAGGGGAGGAAACATAGCTAACCGAGTCTAATGGAGGAGAAATGCCATCCATATCAAATACTTCACAAGAGAAGGAAAGTGGAATACGTTGATAAACTATCACGTGGGAAGCAGAGTAATGCAATTTACCCTTCTGATCTGATGAAGCCTGCTGCTAGGAATTCGAATTGGAGAGGATGACAGCAACTGAAAAAGAATAAACATCCACTACTTAATCACAAGCCATTACTCTGCACACAGCCTATTCTCAGTCACCCACTTTCTCTTCAAATTAGAGCTAAGCTAATCAGGAGTCAGTATACTGTCAACTATTATCTTACCACAATGTGGTCTGAATTCTGACTATAGTGTAGCTAGTGCTCTCTTCCCACCAAATTCATTCAGGTAATTAATAGATGGCACAGCTCTCAGCACTACACGAAGATATTGGCTACTGCCCTGAAAGGTAGTACCAATAATATAAACTGGGGTGAGGAACCTTCTTTGGGTCATGGGCCACATAAAAGCAAGAAACAAAAAACGCCAAAAACCTGAACCCCTCATCCTCACTGATAGGGTCCTTAACTGAGGCACCTCATTCCCGCTTACACTCGAGCTCCCCCTCACAATCCAGCTCCACCAGCAAGGAATGGTAAAGGGGGAaatgaggttcagggcttctccCAGGCCTGAGGGACTATTCTGGGGGCCTGGAGAAGGACCAAAAATGAGTTTGGTAtgtgggacagggctgcaggggagttgGTTGGGCATGTGGGgcttggtgggggagggtgcaggaatgagcTGGGGGTTCAGGTTTGGGATGGGTGGTATGGACAGACAGTAGGagcaggggtctgggcaggaaagcACAAGAACAAGATGGGGATTGGGAGAGTCCAGACAGGAGAGGGGTGCGGGAGAAGGTTGGAGTCGGGAGTCTGGGCAGGGTATgtgtgcaggagcaggtggggggTGGCTTTTGCCTGGCACAGCTACCCAGGGACAATGGCTTGGCGCCCTCCCCACCCATTGGCCAAGattagccaatgggagcagtggggcaaaAGCCTCCAGGTAGTGCTTTcctgtgctgccattcccccagtcagtgggaggaggaagaggaggaatggCAGAGCACACAGCACTTCCTCCATCACCAGGCAGAGCTTGTGAGGGAGGTTCGGGGCTCACTCACTGCAATGGGGAGCTGGCGCTAGCATTCCAGCCTCGCGGTGAgttgggggccatggggctgaagTGCCAGCCTGGGTTTCTCACTGcaaggcagggctgagccccaagtcttgtggtctggatccagacccatCCAATATAAACCATTAAAACACGTGGGTTACTGTAATAAGAATGGGAGCATAAGTTAGAACATTACAGATCCTAACTTTGTATTCAAGAATAAATTGTAAAATATTATTCACATGTCTCAAATCCAATAACAATCTCTACTGAGATTTAATCAAATCACAAATATTCAAAAGTAACAGTGGAAAAAGTTCTAGGAAACATAAACATTAAAAATTGCCTTTTGCAATTTGGGGCAAAAATCTAGCTATGTCTACTTAGTACATAGATCTATTAAAGGCTTTGGGCTCTACCATAAGCATTTACTATGATAACTAACAATATCAGGCATAGGACAGACAATGAAACGATACCTGGATAACAAAAACACTTAAAACCAGAATTCTGTCACTTTTATTAGGATGAATCTAACACAGAATTTATAGATATTTATTGATTTTTAGGACCTTTTAAGTCCCATAACCTCTCTCAAGAACAAAAAAGTTTACTCTTTACTGTTTTTCAGCAAAAATCAGTTTCTTCATGTTTTTATAGGAAGTAATGCTATTTTATGATTTGTCCAAAGTTAACAACTGACTGGGAAACACTTAGGAGTGACCTACAAACATCTTGGACAAATGAAATAATTATAGGACTGTATGCTGAAAGCCCTAAAGAGCAACAAGGAGAGTAACATTCAGCATACAAATTACTTTAAAATTATCTTCTCTTAATCTGATCCTGTGATGCTTGCTGTCCACCTCTACTCTAGTCAGCCTACCAGTAAGTCAAGTGATtggaaggttgtttttaaaaCCGTTCAACGATGCaaggttattttaaaatgagactaCAATTACCTTTTCCCCATCTCCCACATAAATTCCATGCTTTGAGCTTTGAAACCAGAACAGATGctgggttctgttctgttatGACATCCCAACCACAGCAACTTtaaccaccacaaaaaaaaacaggatatTGATCAGTAATATGCTTTGTGGGGTGTCCTGCTTATTTCTGtaaaattactttattttacCCAGGACATTTGCAAGTAACAAAGAAATCTATTTTGAAGACAGAAGACCCCTAAGAATATTTCAGCATAGCTATAAATTAAGCTTAAGTTTTTATTTCTCTCACTCAATTATAAATTGTGGAGGTATGAACACAGTTTTTAAGATTACTTACCATACTGTGGCGGTTCATAATTGTTGTACTGTTCCTGCGAGTTCGCAACACATAAGGCTGAAAAACCTGTGAATTATCACTGAAAGAGATTACAAATGGTTATGTTAATTTAAGGCACACATCACTTATACCatctttttattatatttttcaatATACTGACACTTTCCCAATCCATTTGGAGTATTACTTCAAAAACTAAAGAAGGTGAGGTCATGGAAAACAGTAGAGCTTGTCATCTTTGTAAAGCTAGACTCAAGTTTCTTCATAGCTGAGTGAAATTAGTAATTGCATTCTACTTTTAAGTATCTGAAAGGCTCGTGTTTCTTGATGGCTGCTTGCAAATGGCCCCTGAGCTATCTTCAAGCACCTTCAAGTCTAAAACTTTCTTTCCCCCCTTTTAAACCACCTACATATATGATCTTTACAAAAGGGTTGGTTATATGTTTTTATTTAGTGTGGGGTATTATTCAACAGACCAGTCCCTTGGATTGAGACTAGCAAACAGATATGATACCAGGGTCCAAGCTCTTTCCTCCCACACCTATGGTTTATACCAGTTGCACAATTCTAACTTACAAAGAGCCACAAAGGCATGAAGAGGAGACATGTATCAGAACCAAAGCAACTACTGACTGTATTGAAGAACAAGTAACTTCTTTGGTTCTTCACACAAAAGCTTAGTGCACCTCACAAAGATATCATATAACAGACCCAATTCAAGGCTACCCCAACGCATTACAGATCTTGTGCATATGATGGCACAGTGCACTGCATGGCTGTTGGGAGCAGACACTGGTGGGCATCCTCCCAGCTGAAAGAGCATGCAGCAGAGCTGACTGATCTTAGACACCTAACCCCCTCACCTGATGGGAAAGCAGCCACCAAAACCTTTGGTTAGTCCGACATGTGGGGCTTGCTGAGGGGAGACTGGATGGCAAGAGGATGAAGAACCTGCATCTCAACGTGCTCagggatacacatctcctagagctggaaggaaccctgAGAGGTcgtctagttcagtcccctgccctcttgacagggccaagcaccatccctgacatctatttgtccccATACCTAAATGACCCCAGGGACCGAGCGAACACGAGGCCGAGGTCTCTCTTCTGAGAGTAGAGACCGGAGGGGCGGGGCGCGGGGAGGCTCCGGGACGGGAAAGGGGCAGGAGAACGAGGGCAGGGGCGCCAGGCCCGCGTCTCCCCTCCGCCCGGGGACGAcggaggggggcaggggcgccAGGCCCGCGTCTCACCTCAGCCCGTGGATGAGGGGGGCGCTGTTCGATCTCCTCAGGCTGCCCCCGTCGCTCGGCGCCGCCGCGCTCCCCACCGGCAGCTCCAGGTCCAGCTCCATTTTCTCCTGAGCCATCGCGGCGGCTCCGGCTGCTCCTGCTCCGCCGCGAGGCCCATTCACTGGGGGCGGCCGCAGCGGCTCCTCATGCCGCCCCCTGCTCCGATCCGGCCCGGCCGCCCCTACAGGCCCCGCTGCAGGCAGAGGACGGGGGCGCTGCGAGCCCGGCGAGCGGGGCGGCACCAGCAGCGCCCCATGCTGCGGGAACGACAGGGGCGGCTTCTCTCCGCAGCCACTTCCTCGGTTCCGCCTGGTTCCCTGCGCGTGGAACCGGCCTCGCCGCCGCCTCCTCTGCGAAACAAGCCACCCGGCCTGGGGAACCACAACACACATACGCGCCTCCGTGGGAAGTACTGCGCATGCGCCACAGGCAGCCCGGCAGGAGGGAGAAGATGGTGCGTTGTAAATGCGCATGTGCGGTGTAGTCGTACTGTACCAATACGCATGCGTACAAGAGTCTCTTCGGCCCTCTTTGACTTTAAAGCGAAGCCCTGGCGCGTGAGAGGGCAAGATGAGCTGATTGGCTGAGTAGTGAGGGCGGGTATTTGAAAAGGTCCAATCGCTATTATACAGCTTGCCATTGTGGAAGGGACAGTGGCTGAACCCTAGTTTTTGAATTTTGGAGACCGGGGTTCGAGTACCTCCATTACCATTAGTGCCCTGTGGCATTTCCTGGAACCTGTCAACTTGGGGATCTGCCTTGTGCACATTTTTAGTGCATTATCCATGGTGACTGCCACAGGTCACAGCAGCTTTCCAATTCTGCTTAACTAGACTAGACCATTATACCACACTCTGGTGGAGCACCTTTGTGCATCCATTCAATATGTCAGCCATTTAACTGCTTGCCAAAGACAACAGAAGTCATCAGGGTTTTGGGGCACAATCAATACACAATTTACTGCTTATCTTCAGGAATTTTACACACAAATTTGCCACAATTTGTACAATTCCTGCAAAGATGTCTTTCCCAGTTTTAGCTGTATTTGATGGTCAATCAAATAAGATCAAACATTCAACTTGAtggcttttctgtttgtttgcctgTAATTTTGTAAGTGAGGAATGTCATATCCACCAGTACAGGTTACTGGCACCTTTATGAAGTTGCTGTCTTTTTCTCCAACATCTTGGTTTATACTTCTGAAAAATCTAGTTGTCATGGTTCTAAGAGGGAAATGTTGGCTGAGTATAAATTGATATGAGATATATCATTCTGAATCTGCAAGAAACCTGATAGTTCTGATAGGTATCCCAAAACATTCAGACAAAAAGGTATGGAATAAATACTTTGGGAGTTTGTACAGCAAaacatcactgtagtatctgagtatcggaggggtagccgtgttagtctggatctgtaacagcaacgaagggtcctgtggcaccttatagactaacagaaaagttttgagcatgagcttttgtgagcacagactcacttcatcagatgctggtcttggaaatctgcagagacaggtataaataagccagagcaagggtggggataacaaggttagctcagtcagcaagggtgaggcttactaccagcagttgatctggaggtgagaacaccaagggaggggaagctgcttctgtatttagccagccattcgcagtctttgtttaagccagagctgaccgtgtcaaatttgcagatgaattgtagctcagaaattactctttggagtctggtcctgaaatttctttgctgtaggatagctacttttaagtagCAGGAAGTATtcccccatgggaataaggggacttcgaagtaggtggggtcctttcgaaaaggagccccgttgggacgagccatgcggcagcgatgcgcatcaatttcaaagtgccgcagccgcccacatagtaatgaagcgctgaatatttatttcaacgcttcattagtaaactttcgaagtttggggttagtgtagacacggccttggagtGATATGATTATggttgagtttttaaaaaaatcttttgtctTCATGCTtgtaggtagtaggcatccttcagtctgcacagactatggatcgcgccctttaaagtttcaatttaagacttcatttacagcgtctattgtgaccataaagacccacacgagagtgacagtccttgctgcatctcttgcagatgtagtgctTGTAGGAAAAAGCTTGTAAAATGGCCACTAAACACTAAGAACCCAGAAACAGATTCAGAGTATTGCAGCAGATTGACGGACAGATGGATAGCAGTAACCTGGCAATGATACTTGGGGTTAACGTTTGAGTCTTACAAAAAGTGCTCTGGGAGGTTTAGTTCCCCATTGCAGCTTACATATGGCATAAAAATGATTTCCAGTATAGGTTTTGAATGTCccacttttaaagaaaatgtaagaaAGTTCCTGAGACAGCAGCTCCCAAACTACTGAGTTCCTGCCTCTAGCCCAGGGTTCCAGACTAACAGTCTACAACAAAGTGTGCAAGAATCCATATTTCAGACATTACAGGTAGGGACCAGGAGCTCTCAGGCACTGCATAGCCTAGGTCAGAGGTGGGCAAAATCATGCCTGGGGGGGTCTCGATTTGGCttgccaagcatttctctctggcccatgcagctgactagcagagcgtgcattcttacagccagcagcctgtgtttagctgtccctcctcccaccttgctgcATCTGCAGCCAAACTGGTCTGAGGATTCTCTTGCTAGCTACGCAGAGCGGAAAGGGGTTGAGGGGAAAGGATACTGCTGAGGTCAGGTTGTTCCCCTGTCCCGTACCCCATCTTTGCAGAGCAGGAATCAGAGGAAGGGAGACACACAGAAGAGCTGCTCCAGTGTGAAGCATGGATGGTAACtaactcaggagtgcagagcaagAGAGCAGGGAGACAACAGGGGAGAATGTCACgtaaagagacagagggtggcttctctcagaaactttcccagcagcagccagcacacacactgtgtcactgtcacccATAACCAGTCTGTTCCACACACTgtcactgtcacatatacactgcagTACACACTCACtctgtcacaaagtctgtctctcacatACCAAGTGTTTCTTTTTCACACTCGCACCCTCTgtaaggctatttctacactaggcaaagtaagtcaacctcAGATACACAActgtagctacagcaattgtgtagctagaatcgatctaagtgcactcagcttacttggctgtccatactgacCAGCTGATGAGAGCTTCACGCGTGGCCCTCCCTTACCCCACGTCCtgcgaggagtacaagggtcgactGCAACCCCTGAAAGGTTGATTTTGCACGTCCCCACTGGATATGTGAAACGGAGCCCCAGACTGACCCAAAGTGGGTTGATCtgctgggctagtgtagacgtagcctttgtctctgtctctgtctctgtctaggtcccagccccaacccttttACCCCAGGCCCCGTGACCAGCACGAGAGCTCCTGGTGTGGCCCCTCTGTGAAAATGATCGACGGCCCGGGCCTAGGCCGAGCACAAGCCAGGCAAACgggaaggagcaggagcacacacagcagcagccccaccatGAGAACGGACTGGGCGATGGTTGTGCCAGTCACGCTCTGTGAatcctctggccccagccgccATCAGGCCCGGGGCACCACCGCTGTCACCCACACGGGCCAGCCAGTCTCCGCGCGCCGATGAACTGCGCAGGCGCGAGGGCCGCCGTGCTGCCGTTCCACTACGCATGTCCGCAGAGCTGCTCGGCGTCGCCGCGTCCGCCAGCCAGGTTCGCTATGGCGCATGCGTACTGCTGCCCAGCAATTCTCCGGGCCCGGTCGCTTGTTTCGCAAGAGGCGGCGGCGAGGCCGCCTCCGTGCGCAGAGAGCCGGGGTGAGCCGAGGAAGcggcggcggtggcggcggctgctgcggAGAGAAGCCGCCCCTGTCGTTCCCGCAGCATGGGGCGCTGCTGGTGCCGCCCCGCTCGCCGGGCTCGCAGCGCCCCCGTCCTCTGCCTGCAGCGGGGCCTGTAGGGGCGGCCGGGCCGGATCGGAGCAGGGGGCGGCATGAGGAGCCGCTGCGGCCGCCCCCAGTGAATGGGCCTCGCGGCGGAGCAGGAGCAGCCGGAGCCGCCGCGATGGCTCAGGAGAAAATGGAGCTGGACCTGGAGCTGCCGGTGGGGAGCGCGGCGGCGCCGAGCGACGGGGGCAGCCTGAGGAGATCGAACAGCGCCCCCCTCATCCACGGGCTGAGGTGAGACGCGGGCCTggcgcccctgcccccctccgTCGTCCCCGGGCGGAGGGGAGACGCGGGGCTGCCACTCCTCGACCCACCTCATCCTGGGGCTCATCCTGTCTATCCCAGGGTGAGGTGAGGGACCCGCCTGGGCACAAGCTTATATTTAACATTCGAACACAGTTACTCAGATTAAACGCAGCGTTTTATCTTCCTGGTGAAACCTTAGAACTTTATCCCCCCGCGGGTGGGGGTTAAGACACTTCTCACTGAGGGGAGGTGTCAAGTACCTTTCCCCAAGGATCAGGCACATCCCCACTGCATCCTCCCCAGATCAGTTTTTCTGTGGGAACCAGAGATGGAAAGGACCAAATGACTGATCTAGTGTCAGGGATTTCCAGACTGGATTTAGTGTATTTTCCACCTGAGCTGATGTAGAGGGGGGAAACAGTGCTGCCCTCATGTCAAGGTATTCTCACACCACCATACTATGTTGTTCAATaagccaaagcagcagaaatacagcactttaaagactaacaaaatcacatattctctgtcccacaaaagctcatcaccaaatacattcttttgttagtctttaaagtgctacatttatgcagctttggtttgttggagtacagtctaactctgctacctctctgatacaatgttgttgctgctgctgctgaggcaacAGCAGGTTGTGTTTCTATAAAATGTAGTGGAATACAGCCTTTCTCATATTTAAAACCAAAGCATGTATTCTATCCAGTTTCAATTAGCTAGGTagaattaattaatattttaataggaTATGCCAATGATACAGAAAGTGGTGTTCTAATCTCGTATATTTTTCTATATGA
The nucleotide sequence above comes from Carettochelys insculpta isolate YL-2023 chromosome 13, ASM3395843v1, whole genome shotgun sequence. Encoded proteins:
- the LOC142020053 gene encoding LOW QUALITY PROTEIN: PABIR family member 2-like (The sequence of the model RefSeq protein was modified relative to this genomic sequence to represent the inferred CDS: inserted 1 base in 1 codon); its protein translation is MASCIIAIGPFQIPALTTQPISSSCPLTRQGFALKSKRAEETLVRMRIGTVRLHRTCAFTTHHLLPPAGLPVAHAQYFPRRRVCVLWFPRPGGLFRRGGGGEAGSTRREPGGTEEVAXGEKPPLSFPQHGALLVPPRSPGSQRPRPLPAAGPVGAAGPDRSRGRHEEPLRPPPVNGPRGGAGAAGAAAMAQEKMELDLELPVGSAAAPSDGGSLRRSNSAPLIHGLSDNSQVFQPYVLRTRRNSTTIMNRHSMLLSSSPIRIPSSRLHQIRREEGVDLMNRETAHEREVQTAMQISQSWEESLSLSDNDLDKSEKSSSPKRIDFIPVSPAPSPTRGIGKQCFSPSLQMFVSSNGLPPSPIPSPTRRFSNRRSQSPINCIRPSVLGPIKRKGEMETESQPKRLFQGTTNMLSPDVTHLTDLSSCLSSDILDRSSSSIGSSSDSLAKGSITTESPVTCSNSCSSFILMDDLSPK